In Brevinematales bacterium, the sequence GACCTTTGTTGTCTTCGGTTATTTTACCTATTATCCTTGCATTTGTTCCAAGAGTATTCGAAATAATAGAAGTAGCTCTCTCCCCATCACTTTCAGGAACAATACATATAAATCTACCTTCATTAGCCATATGAAGAGGATCAAGCCCCAAGACTTCACATACAGCTTTGACTTCATCTATAATCTCTATATCTTTTTCGTAAATATAAACTCCCAAATTACTGGCTTTGGCAATTTCGTTTAACGCACTAACAAGTCCTCCTCTAGTAAGATCTCTCATACAGTGTATTTCTATAGAACTATATAATAAGTTTTCAACAGGTGTCCACAATTCTCTACAATCACTCTCAATTGATGTTTCAAAATCTATACCCTCTCTTAAGGCCATTATAGCAGCCCCATGTCTACCTATATCTCCACTTAAAATCACAACATCTCCAGGTTTAACACTTGTAGGAGAGATTTCAAGATTATGTTCAATAATACCTATACCAGAGGTATTTACGTAAATTCCGTCTCCTTTTCCTCTACCTACTACCTTTGTATCACCACATACAACTTTCACTCCAATCTTATCAGCACTTTCCCTTATTGAACAGAGTATTTTCCTGAGATTATCTATCTCAAATCCTTCCTCAATTATCAACCCCAAAGACAAAAACATAGGTCTAGAACCACACATCGCTAAATCATTAATAGTGCCATTTACAGCAAGCTTACCAATATCTCCTCCTGGAAAGAATATAGGTGTTATAACATAAGAATCAGTCGTAAACGCTATTCTTCTAGACTGTAAATCAATTACTGCTCCATCATGAAGTTTATCGAGATACTCATTAGAAAGTATAGGCTTGAATAAATTCTCTATAAGGTTATTTGTTAATCTTCCACCTCCACCATGTCCCATCCTTATTCTTTCGTTTGCATTTATAGGAACTGGGCAATCAAAATTCATATTACCTCCTAAACCTTGTGTAGCTTATACTTGTAATAAGCAGCACATGCACCTTCAGAAGATACCATAGGTGCCCCTAAAGGATACTCTGGAGTACATTTAGTACCAAATGCACTACACTCATAAGGTTTTTTAACTCCTTGGAGTATTAATCCACTTATACAATCCTCAGGTTCAGAAACAGATTTGAATGTCAACCCAAATTTCTTCTCAGCATCGTAATCTTCATAATCTTTCCTAAGACCAAGACCACTACCCGATATTGTACCTATACCTCTCCAATTTCTATTGACAATCTCGAAAACTTCCTTTATCAAACTCTGTGCTTCTATATTTCCCTCCCTCCTAACAGACCTTGTGTATTGATTCTCAACCTCATACCTACCTTCTTCAAGTTGTTTTACCAACATTAAAACTCCTTGAAGTATATCCAAAGGTTCAAATCCCGTAACAACTATCGGTACCTTATATTTCTTGGCTATAGGTTCGTACTCTGTATACCCCATAACAGAGCATACATGCCCAGCAGCAAGAAAACCGTTAACCTTATTTTTCGGAGACTTAAGAATAGTCTCAATAGCAGGTGGTACTAAAACATGAGAAACTAAAACTGAAAAATTCTTAATACCCATCTTCTTAGCTTGATAAACAGCCATAGCATTAGCAGGTGCAGTCGTCTCAAAACCAACAGCAAAAAACACAATCTCTTTATCTGGATTTTTGATAGCAATTTTCAGAGCATCCATCGGAGAATAAACAATTCTAACATCACCACCTTCTTCTCTAACAGCAAAAAGATCCTTATGAGATCCAGGAACCCTAAGCATATCACCGAATGAACAAAATATAACATTAGATAAAGACGCAATCTCTATAGCCTTGTCAATTATTTCAATCGGTGTAACACATACAGGACACCCCGGACCATGTATAAAAGATATACTCGGGGGTAAAACTTCATCTATGTTGAACCTAACAATAGTGTGTGTCTGACCCCCACAAACCTCCATTATTGTCCAACTACCCTTAGTGACCTTCCATATCTCATCTATGTACTTCTTGGCAATTTCAGAATTCCTGTACTCATCTACATATCTCATTCTTGTCCCCCTATCTGCTCCGAAACTTTGTCCATTTCCTCAAGATACCTAAATACACTTTGAGCCTCCTCTTCATCTAATTTGCTTATCGCAAAACCAACATGTACTATTACATAATCACCTACCTTTACATCAGGTATATACTCCAAACAAACCTCCCTCTTAACTCCACTAAAATCAACCTTACCCATTAAAGGTTCAGAACCATAATCAATCTCAACAACTCTACCCGGAATACCCAAACACATATTACCTAACCTCACCTCTCTATTAAGAGTAATTAATTCGTTTACCTAGAAACAACCAACATATAAAAGTCTATTTTTCTTGTAGGATTTCAAATTCAGTCTTACCATTTAACAAAAAACAAATATTTATCTAAAACAAGCGTTCAACAAGGCTTAGAAAAATTCCTATTTGGTAATCAAGTTAGTTGTTAATACAAATTAACATACTTCATAATTGCATGCTATGAAAAAGATAGCAACATTATTCACTTTAGTAACGGTACTACTCTGGATAAGTCTGATAACAGTCAGCTGTTCTCCTTCTGCAGGAAGAAAGATAATAGATAACGGGAAATTCGATACTGAGTTGTCTATAGGTGGTGCATTTTTTTATTACACTTCAATACCTTTACCATTACCTAATGTAGGTATAGGAGCAAGACATGGTGTATACCAAGACTTGAACATAGGTATAAAAATATACCCCTTATCTCTTCTATTCAATTCACTTCTAAGCGATGTATTTGTAGTAGGTAATATTTTTAAAAGTGATATCTCTTATGTACCAAGTATTAACATCTATGGGCAAATTAATATTTTAACTTACTTTGGGTACTTCGATATGGTATTTTATCCTCTAGTCGGTAGCACAGGTGTTTGGAGGTTTGAAACATGGGATATATATCTACCTTTTGAAATTTCAATTGATCCATACAACCCAAGAATATCTCTTAAGTTTAACCTAGGAATCGGACTTAATTTCAGAATATTCGATAAATTAACAATATCGCCTGAATTGAGGTTAAACAGCATAGCTAATATATATCTACCACTAGGTAGTATGGTAGGGATACCAGTATTATTTGTATCCGCAACCTACACTTTCTAAAGTCTCCTAATATTAGCAAATACCCTATGAAAAAGTTGTTAAAATACTCTAAAGAATCTTAGAAAGTTATTTCATTTTCTAAGCTTATGCATAAATCTTACACTACATAGAATTCAAGTAAGCAAGAATTTTACCTCTAAAAGTTTCGATTACAATTTCTTTCAATGCTAAATGGACCTAAAGAAATCCATAATAGTTTGTACAACATAATCTATTTCCTCATCCGTAAGCCCTGGAAAGATAGGTAAAGAAAGTACCTCTTTTGAAGCCTTCTCTGTATTCGGTAAATCTCCTTCTTTATATCCCAATTCTGAAAAACACTTCTGAAGATGTAGCGGTAAAGGATAATAAATTTCCGTTCCAATCCCCTTACCTGTTAAATACTCCCGCAACTTATCTCTGTAATTTGGAATTCTTATAGTGTATTGGTGGTATATATGCTTTGAAGAATCTGTTGATCTAGGGGTAAAAAGTAATTCCTTTTCTTCAAGCGTTTTTAGTAAAGAGTTATATTTACTTGCTATACTTATCCTCTCTTGATTATTTTGCTCTATCCTGTCTAATCTGTTGTTAATATAAGATGCTTGTATTTCATCAAGTCTTCCATTTACACCTATGTAGTCATGGTAGTATCTTTTCTCTGAGCCGTGCACCCTAAGCATTCTAACCTTTTTAGCAAGCTGTATATCATTAGTTGATATTGCTCCACCATCTCCTGCACCACCTAGATTTTTTGTAGGATAGAAAGATATACATCCAAATAAACCAAATGTACCTGTCTTCTTACCATCATATTCTGCACCAAGAGATTGAGCATTATCTTCTATTACTGCTATATTCCTAGAGTTGGCTATATTAATTATAGTATCAATCTTAGCAGGATTACCATAAAGGTGAACTGGAATTATAGCTTTTGTTTTAGATGATATTTTTTTTTCTATTTCATCAGGCATTATATTATATGTTTCAAGATCAATATCAGCAAAAACAGGTTTAGCACCCAACCTAGAAACACTACTTGCAGTAGCATAGAACGTAAATGATGGTACTATAACTTCATCACCTAACTTTATATCAATAGCCATCAAAGATATCAAAAGTGCATCAGTTCCCGAAGAAACTCCAATTACATCCTCAACACCCAAATATGATTTTAGCCTATTTTCAAGAAGATTAACATACTTGCCAAGTATAAACGCTTGGTTTTCAAATATCTCTTCTATATCTCTTAAAACTTTTTCTCTAATAAGCTTATATTCCCTCTTTAGATCAAGTAAAGGTACATTCATAGCAAAAATAGCTTTTAAGCTTTGCCTTCTTTATGAATTGTTCTTTTGTTACATCTAGGACAATATTTCTTTAGTTCAAGCTTCTCTCTCTGGAGTTTCTTTGACTTTTTAGTGTAGTAGTTTTTATTTTTACATTCTTGACAAACCATCGATATAACATCGGTAGCCATAATATAACTCCTAATGAGCCCAGGATCGGACTCGAACCGACGACCTCTTCCTTACCAAGGAAGTGCTCTAACCTACTGAGCTACCTGGGCAATTAGTATCTAGAATTATAAACATAAAAACAAACCTATTTCAAACTTGATAGGTTTGAATTAAACAACGATCATTTTCAAAAAGAAATTCTTACCCAAAAACCCATCCCTACTCGATACTTCAAAAACCTTGTAATCTCCGATTTTCAAGTTCGTGTACGTTCTATTTCTAACAAATATAGTGTTTTCCTCATCTTGAATAAAAAAATTACCATATTTGTCAACATAAGGAATAAAACCAAATATTCTTGCTTCATCTTGAACAAAAGCATCTTTCACACTACCAACCTTGATTCTTTCACGATATCCTCTAAAATTACTTCTCAGCAGATAAAGAGAAAAACCAAGTATCTTAAACTCATCCCTTATGAGAATAGACTTTCTATCATAGTAGGATAAACTACCACCTATCCTCAATAGATTCTCTCTAGTATCAATACTATCAAAACAACCTATCTTAATGAGTTTGTTACTCTCTCTAGGAAAATCTTTTCCAACTCTTGCGTAAAATTCAGAAAAGTTCTTAAAATTACCGTTTTGTCTTTCTTTAACTATTCTTTCAAGAACACCCATCTCTACACCAGAAACAGACAAAGGCAAAATATATCTACCATTATCGTATTTTATCTTACTAATGGAAGATAAGTTTATATCAATTTCAACGGAAATTCCCAAGTTTTTCAAAAATTGAAAAAGTACAAAACTATTTCTTCGAGATTTCAAAACACCTTTTATCAGAGTAATTATAAACTTAACCTCATCTTCTTGTTTTAACCTTATGTAGGATAGAAAATTATAAAAGTTTGGAACTTCATATGACTTTATACCTACTATATTCTTATACTTTGCTACAAATCTGATGATCTTTTCTGAAGTCTGTTTATCAATGTTATTATCAACAAGAAGTTTAAAAAGCTCAACTTCACCTACTCCAGTATACTTTTTATCTCTGGACCAAAGAATATTAAGTAATACTTCTATATCCTCATCTTTAACATCTCTAAAAAGACTATCCACAAAAATAGGTAACTTTTGAGATATCAACTCATCAACCATTGGCTTGTAATATGGCTTTAATGCTAACACTTTTCCTAGGTAAAAAAGTTTTAAAAGACTATTGATTCCCGATACCTCATATTCATTTCTAAGTTTATTCCAAAAAACTGATATCGTATCTGGAGTCACAAACAATTTATCATTCTTGATAACACTTGAAATATTCCCCAAATTCCTACTACTAGGGAAATACTCTAATTTCTTAACATCTAGAACAACATCATAGTACTTACCACAAAACTCTACAGGGACATTATCCTTGAATCTTATTCTCTTCCTCAAATAGCTACTAGAATAAAAAAGTCTATTACTCACTCTAAAACCATAAACAGAATTTTTCAGCAAACTTTCAAGAACATCTCTATCCTCTTTAGGTAAACCCCTAATTTCATCACTAATAAAACTATATCTATAGTGCACAGGATAAACTCTATGAAACAACTTATCTTCAAAGTTTCTATTGAGTATTTCAAGAAACTTTTCCTTAGACGAGACCACAACATCAACATGAAGTGGTTTTTCAAACAAAATATGGCTTAGCGAAATAACTTTTGATTTATTTATCTTAATTAATCCCAACTTCTCAAATATAAACGACATTGACAACAAATTCGACGTTATAACTCCATTACCCGAGAATTCTTCAAATGAATTTAATAACCTATAGAAAAACTCAGACAACCCCAGACTTGTAATTTTGTTAAATTCTTTTTTTATCTTTTCATCAGGAGTAGCTTTTGACACTATTTTCTTCCACAAAAGTGAAGCAAAATATTCATCATTCTCTTGATATTTTGGATATTCATAATCCCTTATATCCTTCAATACTTCAACAGTGTACAATATTTTACTCACTATCTGATTAGGTAGAAGTTCAACTTCTCTAAGCATTGAGAGAGCATTAGGAAACGAAGAAAAATTACGAATAAACTTCCTAACTATATTTTCATACTTTTCAAGATAACTAGGTGCTGTGGAGTACTTAAACGGAATTATATAATCAACCTTTGAAGAAGCAGTCTCAACAAACTTAATATTATGATTGGTTATACCTAGGCCAACTTTTCCCAATAAAGATTCATAAAGATACTTGAAGTGTTCTAAATTACTCCCCGTGTAGAAAGCTACTATATTCAAGGATCTTAGATCTCTGATAGATATCTGCTCTTTTCTACCTATTATCTCAAGAGAAGAGAAATCCCTAGGAAGGATATATACTTTTATTTTCTCATTTTGTCCACTTATATAATTCCTAATAGCAGGAAAAAATATAACAGAAGACTTCGGAAGATGTAGTATTTTCTCCATCCATAAGAAATTAGGATCGGCTATTCCTATAGCTTTAAAACCGTTTTGTATTGCAAGCTTTTCAATAAGAGGTATTGTTAATATAGACTCTTTCGAGAAAGATGTATATACTCCTATTAAACCTAAGGGTATTAATAACATTAACTATTTTCTTCTTTGGAGTATATACTTGTCAGTTGACTTATTTTTCTTCCTTGTTTTGTACCCTAAAGTTGGTTTAGCCCAAGGTGTCATTGGATATGGATATCCTTTTTGCTTACCACCTTCACCACCACCATGCGGATGATCAATTGGGTTCATTGCAACTCCTCTAACTTTTGGCTTTATACCTAACCACCTACTTCTACCTGCTTTACCTATTCTTATATTCACAACATCAGGGTTACTAACCTGTCCTATAGTAGCATAGCAATTCAACAAAACCATTCTAATTTCACCCGAAGGCATTCTCAATATTGCATATTTACCTTCCTTAGCATCAAGTCTAGCAAACGTACCACCACCTCTAGCAATTTGTCCACCTCTACCTGGATACAACTCAACATTGTGTACCATAGTTCCAACAGGTATGTTCTTAAGAGGTAAAGCACAACCAAGTTCAATTGGTGCATTCTCGCCAGCCATTATTTTATCACCAACTTTTATACCAAGCGGTGCTAAAATATATCTTCTTTCACCATCTTCATAAACAACTCTACATATCCTAGCAGTTCTATTAGGATCATACTCTATTGTTTCAACTCTAGCCCACATGTTTCTTTTATCTCTCTTAAAATCTATTATTCTGTAAAGCTTTTTGTGTCCACCACTTTTGGTGAAAACCGTCATTCTACCCAAATTGTTTCTTCCACCTTTTTTTCTTAACCCTACAGTTAACCCTTTATATGGTTCTTCAGCAGTTATCTCAGAAAAATCGTAACCCGTTCTATTTCTAGAACCATTTGTGACAGGTTTGTAAGTCTTGATACCCATAAACTCCTCCAAACAAAATTTAGATTAAATCCAACAAAAACTAATCTTTAACTAAAACCTACTTCTTCTTTTCTTTTTCTTTCTGTTTATCTTTTTGCTTATCTTCCTTCTTAAAATCTCTTGCTTTAGATTGATCCTCTACTGGCTGTAATTCTTCAAATATAGGGATAATACCCCTAGAAAGTTTAATGTAAGCTTTCTTCCACCCTGATTTCCATCCTTCACTATATCTCACCCTACTTCTGAATATTTTTCTCTTTCTCGGAACAACTATAGTATTAACGGTTTCAACTTCAACCCCATAAAGCTTCTCAATTTCTTGCTTTATTGCCATTTTCGTAGCATCTTTTCTCACTTTAAAAACATAATACCCCGTAGGGTTATTCTGTTTATCAAACATCATCAACTGCGCTTTCTCCGAAAGCAGCGGCGATATGATTATGGATTTAGGCATCGTATCCTCCAGTAGGAATGTGCGCCCAGCGGGACTCGAACCCACAACCCTCTGCTTAGAAGGCAGATGCTCTATCCTTTGAGCTATGGGCGCCAAACCTATAATGCTTTAGTAATTATAATAAACTAAACCATCTTTTATCAAATTACTTTTCGCAAAATATACCTACACTCAGTATTCATTACTCTATAAGTATACCTGTGAATTTTCTTAACATTTTATCTAACAAACTCTCTTATTACCTTGTTAATAACTATAACAAAACTGAATTTTTAATTCAACTAATAGTTATTAAAAAATTATCTTCATCAAGGAGGTGTAATATGATAAATGTTTTAATAAATGGAGCCAGTGGTAGAATGGGTACTACAAATGTTAGGGTATTTAGCGAAGATAAAGAAATAAAAATAGTAGGTGGTATTGTAGAAAAAGGCAATCCATCAGTAGGTAGAGACATAGGAGAAGTAGCAGGCATTGGAAACATAGGAGTAAAGATTTCAGATAACGTCGAAGATTACATCGAAAAAAGTGATGTTATCGTAGATTTCTCAGTGCCCTCCTCAACAAGTACCCTAATAGATTTAGCCCTAAAATACAACAAAAAACTAGTTATAGGAACAACAGGACTTGACAAATCCATTATGGATAAGGTAGTATTCGCTTCAGAAAAAATAGCAATAGTCCAAAGTCCTAACTTTAGCATCGGTGTAAATCTTATGTTTGAACTAGTAAAGAAAGCATCATTAGTACTAGGCGAAAACTTTGATGTTGAAATTATTGAAATACATCACAACAAGAAAAAAGACTCTCCTTCAGGAACAGCACTCAAATTACTAGAGAGTATAAAAGAACATAGAAAAGATTATAATACCATCTACGGTAGAGAAGGTATCATTGGAGAAAGACCAAGTAAAGAAATAGGAGTATTTGCTATAAGAGGTGGTGACGTTATCGGAGAACATAATGTTATGTTTCTGGGATATGGAGAAAGAATCGAAATAATACACAAAGCTTCTTCAAGAGAAACATTTTCAAGAGGAGCCCTAAGAGCTACAAAATTTTTGTACACCCAAAACAAAGGCTTGTTTTCTATGAAAGATGTTCTAGGATTGTAAAAACACTATAAACTAAGTACAATACCTACTAGAATCTCAAATTACAAACTTGAATTGAAAGTAGAAACTTATCTATTATTCTGTAAGAATTTTAGGAGGTAGATTATGGGATTAATGGATGGTAAAAAAGGAGTAGTTTTTGGTGTTGCTAATAAGTGGAGTATTGCATGGAGTATATCAAAAGTACTTCATAGAGAAGGAGCACAAATACTTCTTTCTTACCTTGGAGATGAAGATAAAATAAAAGAACTAGCAAGCGAAATAAACGCAAGAATTTTTTCCTGTGATGTATCAAAGGATGATGACATCACAAAATTATTCGATTTTGTAGGCAAAGAATACGGGAAAATAGACTTTATCGTTCACTCAATAGCTTTTGCTCCTAGAGAAGCATTACAAGGTAGATATATTGATACATCTAGAGAAGCATTTAAAATTGCTCTTGATGTAAGTGCATATTCCTTAGTCAAGATCGTTAAAGAAGCCGAAAACTATCTAAACGACAATGCATCGATAATCACCATGACATATTTAGGATCTGTAAGAGCAGTGCCCAACTATAATGTTATGGGAGTTGCAAAAGCAGCGTTAGAATCAAGCGTAAGATATATTGCTTACGATCTAGGATCAAGAGGAATAAGATGTAACGCAATATCAGCAGGCCCTATTAAAACACTCGCAGCAAGAGGTATAAGTGGATTTATGAACATGTACGAAGAATATCCAAAAAGAGCAGCATTAAAAAG encodes:
- the hypE gene encoding hydrogenase expression/formation protein HypE, with protein sequence MNFDCPVPINANERIRMGHGGGGRLTNNLIENLFKPILSNEYLDKLHDGAVIDLQSRRIAFTTDSYVITPIFFPGGDIGKLAVNGTINDLAMCGSRPMFLSLGLIIEEGFEIDNLRKILCSIRESADKIGVKVVCGDTKVVGRGKGDGIYVNTSGIGIIEHNLEISPTSVKPGDVVILSGDIGRHGAAIMALREGIDFETSIESDCRELWTPVENLLYSSIEIHCMRDLTRGGLVSALNEIAKASNLGVYIYEKDIEIIDEVKAVCEVLGLDPLHMANEGRFICIVPESDGERATSIISNTLGTNARIIGKITEDNKGLVVMKSIIGSNRLLDMMSGEQLPRIC
- the hypD gene encoding hydrogenase formation protein HypD — encoded protein: MRYVDEYRNSEIAKKYIDEIWKVTKGSWTIMEVCGGQTHTIVRFNIDEVLPPSISFIHGPGCPVCVTPIEIIDKAIEIASLSNVIFCSFGDMLRVPGSHKDLFAVREEGGDVRIVYSPMDALKIAIKNPDKEIVFFAVGFETTAPANAMAVYQAKKMGIKNFSVLVSHVLVPPAIETILKSPKNKVNGFLAAGHVCSVMGYTEYEPIAKKYKVPIVVTGFEPLDILQGVLMLVKQLEEGRYEVENQYTRSVRREGNIEAQSLIKEVFEIVNRNWRGIGTISGSGLGLRKDYEDYDAEKKFGLTFKSVSEPEDCISGLILQGVKKPYECSAFGTKCTPEYPLGAPMVSSEGACAAYYKYKLHKV
- a CDS encoding HypC/HybG/HupF family hydrogenase formation chaperone, coding for MCLGIPGRVVEIDYGSEPLMGKVDFSGVKREVCLEYIPDVKVGDYVIVHVGFAISKLDEEEAQSVFRYLEEMDKVSEQIGGQE
- a CDS encoding DegT/DnrJ/EryC1/StrS family aminotransferase yields the protein MNVPLLDLKREYKLIREKVLRDIEEIFENQAFILGKYVNLLENRLKSYLGVEDVIGVSSGTDALLISLMAIDIKLGDEVIVPSFTFYATASSVSRLGAKPVFADIDLETYNIMPDEIEKKISSKTKAIIPVHLYGNPAKIDTIINIANSRNIAVIEDNAQSLGAEYDGKKTGTFGLFGCISFYPTKNLGGAGDGGAISTNDIQLAKKVRMLRVHGSEKRYYHDYIGVNGRLDEIQASYINNRLDRIEQNNQERISIASKYNSLLKTLEEKELLFTPRSTDSSKHIYHQYTIRIPNYRDKLREYLTGKGIGTEIYYPLPLHLQKCFSELGYKEGDLPNTEKASKEVLSLPIFPGLTDEEIDYVVQTIMDFFRSI
- the rpmG gene encoding 50S ribosomal protein L33 translates to MATDVISMVCQECKNKNYYTKKSKKLQREKLELKKYCPRCNKRTIHKEGKA
- the rplB gene encoding 50S ribosomal protein L2, whose protein sequence is MGIKTYKPVTNGSRNRTGYDFSEITAEEPYKGLTVGLRKKGGRNNLGRMTVFTKSGGHKKLYRIIDFKRDKRNMWARVETIEYDPNRTARICRVVYEDGERRYILAPLGIKVGDKIMAGENAPIELGCALPLKNIPVGTMVHNVELYPGRGGQIARGGGTFARLDAKEGKYAILRMPSGEIRMVLLNCYATIGQVSNPDVVNIRIGKAGRSRWLGIKPKVRGVAMNPIDHPHGGGEGGKQKGYPYPMTPWAKPTLGYKTRKKNKSTDKYILQRRK
- a CDS encoding 50S ribosomal protein L23, giving the protein MPKSIIISPLLSEKAQLMMFDKQNNPTGYYVFKVRKDATKMAIKQEIEKLYGVEVETVNTIVVPRKRKIFRSRVRYSEGWKSGWKKAYIKLSRGIIPIFEELQPVEDQSKARDFKKEDKQKDKQKEKEKKK
- the dapB gene encoding 4-hydroxy-tetrahydrodipicolinate reductase, which translates into the protein MINVLINGASGRMGTTNVRVFSEDKEIKIVGGIVEKGNPSVGRDIGEVAGIGNIGVKISDNVEDYIEKSDVIVDFSVPSSTSTLIDLALKYNKKLVIGTTGLDKSIMDKVVFASEKIAIVQSPNFSIGVNLMFELVKKASLVLGENFDVEIIEIHHNKKKDSPSGTALKLLESIKEHRKDYNTIYGREGIIGERPSKEIGVFAIRGGDVIGEHNVMFLGYGERIEIIHKASSRETFSRGALRATKFLYTQNKGLFSMKDVLGL
- a CDS encoding enoyl-ACP reductase, translating into MGLMDGKKGVVFGVANKWSIAWSISKVLHREGAQILLSYLGDEDKIKELASEINARIFSCDVSKDDDITKLFDFVGKEYGKIDFIVHSIAFAPREALQGRYIDTSREAFKIALDVSAYSLVKIVKEAENYLNDNASIITMTYLGSVRAVPNYNVMGVAKAALESSVRYIAYDLGSRGIRCNAISAGPIKTLAARGISGFMNMYEEYPKRAALKRNVEAEEVANTALFLLSSMSSGITGEVIYVDAGYEIMGM